The following proteins come from a genomic window of Streptococcus pneumoniae:
- a CDS encoding sulfite exporter TauE/SafE family protein yields the protein MVEIIYFLIIIIASGLGSISGMGGGIIIKPLMDSFGYHSVSDIAFYSSFSVFIMAIISTIKRFSQSKEIKWRLIFTVSFSSVLGGFLGHLIFQVLLSQLSVRLVSIVQMILLFVMLLVSFVLTDFKKTYQFDKIGFYMICGLLLGLISSFLGIGGGPLNVSLLMVFFSISIKEATMYSLAIIFFSQLSHLATIVVVTGLNQYHLAPVPVIFLASICGGVLGTVVSKVLPENWVRYCFKGMLFCVMGMTLYNLFHIL from the coding sequence GTGGTTGAGATTATTTATTTTCTAATCATTATAATAGCTAGTGGATTGGGTTCTATATCAGGCATGGGTGGTGGAATTATAATTAAGCCACTTATGGATAGTTTTGGATACCATTCGGTCAGTGATATTGCTTTTTATTCTAGTTTCTCTGTTTTTATAATGGCGATTATTTCAACAATCAAAAGATTTTCACAAAGTAAAGAGATAAAATGGAGATTGATTTTTACGGTATCCTTTTCTTCTGTTTTAGGAGGATTTCTAGGTCATCTTATTTTTCAAGTTTTGTTATCTCAATTATCAGTACGGCTAGTATCCATTGTTCAAATGATTTTACTATTTGTGATGCTACTTGTATCATTTGTTTTAACAGATTTTAAAAAAACTTATCAATTTGATAAGATAGGATTCTATATGATTTGTGGTCTTCTATTGGGCTTGATTTCTAGTTTTTTAGGGATTGGTGGTGGTCCGCTCAATGTATCTTTATTGATGGTGTTTTTTTCTATTTCGATAAAAGAAGCAACGATGTATTCTCTTGCAATTATTTTCTTTTCCCAGCTGTCTCATTTGGCTACAATTGTTGTGGTTACAGGTTTAAATCAGTATCATTTAGCACCTGTTCCAGTTATTTTTCTTGCTTCTATATGCGGAGGGGTATTGGGGACGGTTGTATCAAAAGTCTTACCTGAAAATTGGGTAAGATACTGTTTTAAAGGGATGTTATTCTGTGTCATGGGAATGACTTTATATAATTTATTTCATATTTTGTAA